In Sebaldella termitidis ATCC 33386, one DNA window encodes the following:
- a CDS encoding YihY/virulence factor BrkB family protein: protein MRKKVEKMYNKIKTFKEHFEKQILLVITVYRNYNDSQTQLWTASLTYYSILAVIPVIALTLGITKGFGIDMFFEEKIYSTFPESKEGAAMIINVAKKLIDSTKGSVLTGVGVVILLWTILKLLLMLENAFNRVWKVKRDRSIVRRMIDYVAIVFLGPIFFAVVLATISLLTRYLRGLARGFLFSMGVPLFLNFAGFLIIILLFTCIYIIVPNTKVKFKPALVAGIATTIMFYILKFIFFHVQSSISKYNAIYGSLSFIPIFLIWVQYIWMSVLVGAQISFSSQNLEKYSVTRNADEMPVKLKKELSILVIYCMLKKFHEAEAPYSSRELAKELGVEVPLMRDILNGLEDIELINEIVNNSDDDKYQISVDPAVLTLEMLLNKIEVRNTNLYEDVEISKKYKPILKNIQKDIIYKNEKLVKDIEK from the coding sequence ATGAGAAAAAAAGTAGAGAAAATGTATAATAAAATCAAGACTTTTAAAGAACATTTTGAAAAACAGATTCTTCTCGTAATAACAGTATACAGAAACTATAATGACAGTCAGACACAGCTATGGACAGCTTCACTGACATATTATTCAATACTGGCAGTGATTCCAGTAATAGCTCTTACTCTGGGAATAACAAAAGGCTTTGGAATAGATATGTTTTTTGAGGAAAAAATATACAGTACATTTCCTGAGAGCAAAGAAGGAGCCGCCATGATTATAAATGTGGCAAAAAAGCTTATTGATTCTACCAAAGGAAGTGTCCTCACAGGTGTCGGTGTGGTTATTTTGTTATGGACAATACTGAAACTGCTGCTGATGCTTGAAAATGCTTTTAACAGAGTATGGAAAGTAAAGAGAGACAGGTCTATTGTCAGAAGAATGATAGATTATGTAGCAATTGTCTTTTTGGGACCTATATTTTTTGCAGTGGTGCTGGCTACAATTTCTTTGCTTACCCGTTATTTGAGAGGACTGGCAAGAGGATTTCTGTTTAGTATGGGAGTACCTTTATTTCTTAATTTTGCCGGATTTCTGATTATAATATTATTATTTACATGTATTTATATAATAGTTCCGAATACAAAGGTAAAGTTTAAGCCTGCCCTTGTTGCCGGAATAGCCACTACAATAATGTTTTACATATTGAAATTTATATTTTTTCATGTACAGTCGTCAATTTCAAAATATAATGCAATATACGGAAGCTTGTCATTTATTCCGATATTTCTTATATGGGTACAGTATATATGGATGTCAGTACTGGTAGGGGCACAGATAAGCTTTTCCAGCCAAAATCTGGAAAAGTACAGTGTAACCAGAAATGCAGATGAAATGCCGGTGAAATTAAAAAAAGAGCTTTCGATACTGGTGATTTACTGTATGCTTAAGAAGTTTCACGAGGCAGAGGCTCCTTACAGCAGCAGAGAGCTTGCAAAAGAGCTGGGAGTGGAGGTTCCGTTAATGAGAGATATACTAAACGGACTTGAAGATATAGAATTAATAAATGAAATAGTAAATAACAGCGACGATGATAAATATCAGATTTCTGTAGATCCTGCAGTTCTTACTCTGGAAATGCTTCTGAATAAAATAGAGGTCAGAAATACAAACTTATATGAGGATGTGGAAATAAGCAAGAAATATAAGCCGATATTGAAGAATATACAAAAGGATATAATTTATAAAAATGAAAAACTGGTAAAGGATATAGAAAAATAA
- a CDS encoding DNA recombination protein RmuC produces the protein MEIIIVVLLAAVILIQIIGIFFQNKKRAEESSEVTELLIKNINNEKEIFLQMENNLALKSKNTLLEGLQEVNKNLSANNENLLIKFGSFSQNLTNTSAENNRLLTKDINIFKDEFKSSMNKDFEQLNQKIESRLDMLNLKVEERLSKGFEQTTKTFNNIIERLSKIDEAQKKIDSLSTNIISLQDVLTDKKSRGIFGEIQLNQILKTVFGERNDKIFSLQYKLITGAITDAAVFAPEPVGTICIDSKFPLENYKRMFDKSLEESQREAAKKEFGINLRKHIDDISGKYIIKGETADQAIMFLPAEAIFAEINAYHQEIIEYSHKKKVWLASPTTLMSVLTTLQVVMVNVEREKYAHVIQEELLRLGQDFDRYQKRWTNLAKDIDKVHKDVKEITTTSNKISKRFDQISTVKLGEKSEITVSEADKEE, from the coding sequence ATGGAGATAATAATAGTAGTTTTGCTGGCAGCTGTTATATTAATACAAATAATCGGCATTTTTTTCCAGAATAAAAAAAGAGCAGAGGAAAGCTCGGAAGTCACAGAGCTTTTAATTAAAAATATAAATAATGAGAAGGAAATTTTTCTGCAGATGGAAAATAATCTTGCATTAAAAAGTAAAAACACACTTCTTGAGGGTTTACAGGAAGTAAATAAAAATCTTTCGGCAAATAATGAAAATTTATTAATAAAATTCGGAAGTTTCAGTCAGAATCTTACTAATACTTCCGCAGAAAATAACAGACTGCTTACAAAGGATATCAATATATTTAAGGATGAGTTCAAATCCAGCATGAATAAGGATTTTGAACAATTAAACCAAAAAATAGAGTCAAGACTCGATATGCTGAATCTGAAAGTGGAGGAAAGACTTTCGAAGGGCTTCGAGCAGACAACAAAAACTTTTAATAATATAATAGAAAGACTTAGTAAAATAGACGAAGCACAGAAAAAAATAGACTCGCTTTCCACAAATATTATATCTTTGCAGGATGTACTTACTGATAAAAAGAGCAGGGGGATTTTCGGGGAAATACAGCTGAATCAGATATTAAAAACAGTATTTGGTGAAAGAAATGATAAAATCTTTTCGCTTCAGTATAAGCTTATCACGGGAGCAATAACGGATGCGGCAGTTTTTGCACCGGAACCTGTAGGAACAATATGTATAGATTCTAAGTTTCCTCTGGAAAATTATAAACGTATGTTTGATAAGAGTCTTGAGGAATCACAGAGAGAGGCTGCTAAAAAAGAATTCGGGATTAATCTCAGAAAGCATATTGATGATATTTCGGGAAAATATATTATAAAAGGGGAAACTGCCGATCAGGCAATAATGTTTCTTCCGGCAGAAGCAATATTTGCCGAAATAAATGCATATCATCAGGAAATTATAGAGTATTCCCACAAAAAGAAAGTATGGCTTGCATCTCCGACAACTCTGATGTCTGTGCTTACGACGCTTCAGGTGGTAATGGTAAATGTGGAAAGAGAAAAATATGCCCATGTGATACAGGAAGAGCTGCTCAGACTGGGGCAGGATTTTGACAGATATCAGAAAAGATGGACTAATCTTGCAAAGGATATAGATAAAGTGCATAAGGATGTGAAAGAGATTACAACCACTTCAAATAAAATAAGCAAGAGGTTTGATCAGATATCTACCGTAAAACTGGGGGAAAAATCAGAAATAACAGTATCTGAAGCAGACAAGGAGGAGTAA
- a CDS encoding L,D-transpeptidase family protein, protein MGKKGKIAVLALFFLVFIGISNKISFEKVIDEGEEIINTISLGNKEYRNSGEKGGQENIKTGNPLYIRVFKEEKELEMWIKNDSGTYSLYKVFDICTFSGGLGPKKKEGDKKSPEGFYYTQKSFLNPNSAYHLSFNIGYPNEYDKSHGYTGSLIMIHGDCLSIGCYAMTDKYIEEIYGLVEKTLNNGQEKINVDVFPFKMTAANMKRHKKSEYYSFWEELKPGYDYFEKNKIPPRMTVENKKYKLMP, encoded by the coding sequence ATGGGGAAAAAGGGGAAAATAGCAGTCTTGGCTCTATTCTTTTTAGTGTTCATTGGGATCAGCAATAAAATAAGTTTTGAAAAAGTAATAGATGAAGGAGAAGAAATTATCAATACTATAAGCTTGGGAAATAAAGAATACAGAAATTCCGGCGAAAAAGGCGGACAGGAAAATATAAAAACGGGAAATCCTCTGTATATCAGAGTATTTAAAGAAGAAAAAGAACTGGAAATGTGGATAAAGAATGACAGCGGTACATACAGCCTGTATAAAGTATTTGATATATGTACTTTTTCGGGCGGACTGGGTCCCAAGAAGAAGGAAGGGGACAAAAAAAGTCCTGAGGGATTTTACTACACACAAAAATCATTTTTAAATCCAAACAGTGCATATCATCTTTCATTTAATATAGGATATCCGAATGAATATGATAAAAGTCACGGTTATACGGGAAGCCTTATAATGATTCACGGAGACTGCCTGTCTATAGGCTGTTATGCGATGACTGATAAATATATAGAAGAAATTTACGGGTTAGTGGAAAAAACGCTTAATAACGGTCAGGAAAAAATAAATGTTGATGTTTTTCCGTTTAAAATGACAGCAGCTAATATGAAACGGCATAAAAAATCGGAATATTACAGCTTTTGGGAAGAGCTAAAGCCCGGCTATGATTATTTTGAAAAAAATAAGATACCTCCGAGAATGACAGTAGAGAATAAAAAATATAAGCTGATGCCCTGA